Proteins from a single region of Primulina tabacum isolate GXHZ01 chromosome 5, ASM2559414v2, whole genome shotgun sequence:
- the LOC142546671 gene encoding 6-phosphogluconate dehydrogenase, decarboxylating 2 produces MASQSSKPTRIGLAGLAVMGQNLALNIAEKGFPISVYNRTTSKVDETVERAKLEGNLPVFGFHDPESFVHSIQKPRVIIILVKAGAPVDQTVKTLSTYMEKGDCIIDGGNEWYENTERREKAMAELGLLYLGMGVSGGEEGARNGPSLMPGGSFEAYKYIEDIIHKVAAQVPDSGPCVTYIGKGGSGNFVKMIHNGIEYGDMQLIAEAYDVLKSVGKLSNEELHNVFSEWNKGELQSFLIEITADIFGVKDDKADGYLVDKVLDKTGMKGTGKWTIQQAAELSVAAPTIEASLDSRFLSGLKEERTEASKVFKTGGFGDILTDQEVDKAKLIHDVRQALYASKICSYAQGMNLIRAKSIEKGWDLKLGELARIWKGGCIIRAIFLDRIKKAYDRNADLANLLVDPEFAQEMIDRQSAWRRVVCLAINAGICTPGMSASLAYFDSYRRERLPANLVQAQRDYFGAHTYERTDIPGSFHTEWFKIAKKINN; encoded by the coding sequence ATGGCCAGTCAATCCTCAAAACCGACTAGAATCGGTCTTGCTGGTCTTGCTGTCATGGGGCAAAATCTAGCCCTCAACATTGCTGAAAAAGGATTTCCCATTTCCGTTTATAATCGGACTACATCTAAAGTTGATGAGACTGTTGAAAGAGCAAAACTTGAGGGAAATCTTCCCGTATTTGGCTTCCATGATCCCGAATCATTTGTTCATTCGATACAAAAACCACGTGTGATTATCATTCTTGTCAAAGCTGGTGCTCCTGTTGATCAAACCGTCAAAACTCTTTCTACTTACATGGAGAAGGGTGATTGTATCATTGATGGTGGAAACGAGTGGTATGAAAATACAGAGAGAAGGGAAAAGGCTATGGCTGAGTTAGGTCTTTTGTATCTTGGCATGGGCGTTTCTGGTGGTGAAGAGGGTGCTCGAAACGGGCCATCTCTGATGCCTGGAGGGTCCTTCGAAGCCTACAAATATATAGAGGACATCATCCATAAAGTTGCTGCTCAAGTTCCTGACAGTGGACCCTGTGTGACGTATATTGGAAAAGGCGGATCTGGTAACTTTGTTAAGATGATTCACAATGGAATTgaatatggggacatgcaactGATTGCTGAGGCATATGATGTACTGAAATCCGTCGGTAAATTGTCGAATGAGGAATTACACAATGTATTTTCTGAATGGAACAAAGGGGAGCTTCAAAGTTTCTTGATCGAAATCACCGCTGATATATTTGGAGTTAAGGACGACAAGGCTGATGGTTATCTGGTTGACAAAGTTTTGGATAAAACCGGAATGAAGGGTACTGGGAAATGGACtattcagcaggctgctgaATTGTCGGTTGCAGCTCCAACCATTGAAGCATCTCTCGATTCAAGATTCTTGAGTGGGTTGAAAGAGGAACGAACTGAAGCTTCGAAAGTGTTCAAAACTGGCGGTTTTGGCGACATTCTGACTGATCAAGAAGTTGACAAGGCTAAACTGATCCATGACGTTAGGCAAGCTCTATATGCATCTAAAATTTGTAGTTATGCTCAAGGGATGAATCTAATCCGAGCCAAGAGCATTGAGAAAGGATGGGATCTGAAGTTGGGAGAACTTGCTAGGATTTGGAAGGGAGGTTGCATTATTCGGGCAATCTTCTTGGACCGGATCAAGAAAGCCTACGACAGAAACGCGGATCTTGCCAACCTCTTAGTGGACCCCGAGTTTGCTCAAGAGATGATCGACCGACAGTCAGCTTGGAGACGAGTTGTTTGCCTGGCGATCAATGCTGGCATCTGCACCCCTGGTATGTCTGCTAGTCTTGCTTATTTTGACAGTTACAGGCGGGAGAGGTTGCCTGCTAATTTGGTGCAGGCTCAAAGAGATTACTTTGGTGCTCATACATATGAAAGAACCGATATTCCTGGATCATTCCACACAGAGTGGTTTAAAATCGcgaaaaagattaataattaa
- the LOC142546670 gene encoding uncharacterized protein LOC142546670: MASVIYANSESQLVKSVCAVVIKGLWDNHLKLKVGSVVTSSIINQAFLVLSSYGLSISWTFFKWVESIPHYKHSLQCSWTMICILTKQRHFRAAQNLLERAACKDFLSSPPVLKALVSNYDDREVNAHVLSWLVIFFSNSKMTSDAIQVFEHMRVCGYLPHLHACTVLLNSLVKERLTDTVWKTYRKMIKIGVFPNIHVYNVLIHACCKSGDVEKAEELLSEMEVKNIFPDLFTYNTLISLYCKRSMHYEALSVQDRMERGGVSPDIVTYNCLIYSYCREGRMREALSIFKEIKGAIPNQVTYTTLIDGLCRVNDIDEALRLRGVMEAKELYPGVVTYNAILRKLCEEGRIQDGNKLLNEMSDRKIVPDNITCNTLINAYCKIGDMWSALKVKNKMLEAGLRPDHFTYNALIHGFCKARELNSAKEMLFCMLGAGVSPNYNTYAWVVDLYCDQKDEEAVFRFLEELVQKGICVDITVYRAVIRRLCKKEKVNCAAKIFTIMQRRGIIGDAVVYTSLAYSYLRSGDVLSASTLLDEMYKKHLMITLKIYKSMNASYSDSSTLDIFWDYVAQRGLISKSINYQIQQLKLSLKG, translated from the coding sequence ATGGCAAGCGTAATTTACGCGAATTCTGAAAGCCAGTTAGTGAAATCTGTGTGTGCGGTTGTAATTAAGGGACTTTGGGACAATCATTTGAAATTAAAGGTTGGTTCTGTTGTGACTTCATCCATAATTAATCAAGCGTTTTTAGTTCTTTCTTCATACGGGCTATCAATTTCTTGGACATTTTTCAAATGGGTCGAGTCGATTCCGCACTATAAACATTCTTTGCAATGTTCTTGGACCATGATTTGCATTCTCACAAAGCAAAGACATTTCAGGGCTGCTCAAAATTTGCTCGAAAGGGCTGCTTGTAAAGATTTTCTTTCGTCACCGCCTGTTTTGAAAGCTCTTGTGAGTAACTATGACGATCGTGAAGTTAACGCACATGTTTTGAGTTGGCTGGTGATATTTTTTTCCAATTCTAAGATGACTTCAGATGCAATTCAAGTGTTTGAGCACATGAGGGTTTGCGGGTATCTACCGCATTTGCATGCTTGTACCGTGCTTTTGAATTCTTTGGTGAAGGAAAGATTGACTGATACTGTGTGGAAAACTTATAGGAAGATGATTAAAATTGGGGTTTTTCCCAATATACATGTTTATAATGTCTTGATTCACGCTTGCTGTAAGTCCGGTGATGTGGAGAAAGCGGAGGAATTATTGAGTGAAATGGAGGTAAAAAACATATTTCCTGATCTTTTCACTTATAACACCTTAATCTCATTGTATTGTAAAAGGTCTATGCATTATGAGGCTTTGTCTGTTCAAGATAGGATGGAAAGAGGAGGTGTATCTCCTGATATTGTAACTTATAATTGTCTTATTTATAGTTATTGTAGAGAAGGTAGAATGAGAGAGGCTTTGAGCATTTTTAAGGAAATCAAAGGTGCTATTCCCAACCAAGTGACGTATACTACTTTGATTGATGGGCTTTGCCGAGTCAACGATATTGATGAAGCTCTACGATTGCGTGGTGTAATGGAGGCCAAAGAGTTGTACCCAGGGGTAGTTACTTATAACGCAATCCTACGGAAGTTATGTGAAGAGGGCCGGATACAGGATGGAAATAAACTGCTAAATGAAATGAGTGACAGAAAAATAGTGCCCGACAATATCACATGCAACACGTTGATTAATGCTTATTGCAAGATTGGAGATATGTGGTCTGCTTTGAAAGTTAAAAATAAGATGCTCGAGGCTGGACTACGCCCAGATCATTTTACTTATAATGCATTGATTCATGGATTCTGTAAAGCTCGAGAGCTTAACAGTGCTAAAGAGATGCTATTTTGTATGCTTGGTGCTGGAGTCTCACCAAATTATAACACATATGCATGGGTTGTGGATCTGTATTGCGATCAAAAGGACGAAGAAGCAGTCTTTAGATTTCTCGAGGAGTTAGTTCAAAAGGGTATCTGTGTTGACATCACTGTTTATCGGGCAGTTATACGAAGATTGTGCAAGAAAGAAAAGGTTAATTGCGCAGCAAAGATATTTACTATCATGCAAAGAAGGGGGATAATAGGAGATGCTGTTGTCTACACCAGTTTGGCCTATTCATACTTGAGATCTGGCGATGTTCTTAGCGCATCAACTTTGTTAGATGAGATGTACAAGAAACATCTGATGATTACTCTTAAAATCTACAAAAGCATGAATGCTTCATATTCTGATAGCAGTACCTTGGATATTTTTTGGGATTATGTGGCCCAAAGGGGCTTGATATCGAAATCTATTAACTATCAAATCCAGCAATTGAAGCTATCGTTAAAAGGATAA
- the LOC142546667 gene encoding glucan endo-1,3-beta-D-glucosidase codes for MLKKIRRKVKTIVTKPFKKKRGNKPNTPPAASPPQPSSPTMSPPRTAQKAPHSHPFLFPKTHSSVLPDPSPLFASHLHSTPLPTNSFFQNFVLKNGDQPEYLHPYLVKSSQSSLFLCFPSLSDNPAFIYQAFVDDLIISTLNNPNPISTHIVSAFDDLSVTLDFPSSNIRFHLVRGSPFLTCHVMSSAAVSISTIHAILELSPNSSCTKYTIKLNNNQTWLLYSSSPISLSHDLSRITSSMFSGVIRIALLPESNPRFEAILDRFSSCYPVSGEAVFTKPFCLEYRWEKRGWGDLLMLAHPLHLRLLSGADCPVTILEDFKYTSIDGDLVGVAGDSWVLRSDPVSVTWHSVKGIEEESYPEIIEALVKDVDALNSGTIATSSSYFYGKLIARGARLALIAEEIYYLDAIPAIRKFLKETIEPWLDGTFGANGFLYDAKWGGLVTKQGSMDSGADFGFGLYNDHHYHLGYFVYGIAVLAKIDAAWGRKYRPQAYSLMADFMNLSRRANSNYTRLRCFDMWKLHSWAGGLTEFTDGRNQESTSEAVNAYYSAALLGLAYGDSHLISVGSTISAFEIQAAQTWWHVREESNLYPKEFVKDNRVVGVLWSNKRDSGLWFAPAEWKECRLSIQLLPILPISEAIFSDMRFVKELVAWTFPALAREGVGEGWKGFLYALQGIYDKKGALDNIQSLNGYDDGNSLTNLLWWIHSREYEEDGFEKEWKFCWFRHYCH; via the coding sequence ATGCTGAAGAAAATTAGACGAAAAGTCAAAACCATCGTCACCAAGCCATTCAAGAAAAAGCGAGGAAATAAACCAAATACCCCGCCCGCCGCCTCTCCTCCGCAGCCATCTTCCCCCACCATGTCGCCGCCGCGGACCGCCCAAAAAGCACCACACTCTCACCCATTTCTCTTCCCTAAAACCCATTCTTCAGTCCTCCCTGATCCCTCCCCGTTATTCGCCTCACACCTCCACTCCACCCCCTTACCCACAAACTcttttttccagaactttgtccTAAAAAATGGCGATCAGCCCGAATACCTTCACCCTTATCTGGTCAAATCATCGCAATCTTCACTGTTCCTTTGTTTTCCATCTCTATCCGATAATCCTGCGTTCATTTACCAGGCTTTCGTTGATGATCTCATCATATCCACCTTGAATAACCCCAATCCAATTTCAACCCACATCGTATCTGCCTTTGATGACCTCAGCGTCACATTAGACTTCCCCTCCAGCAATATTAGGTTCCATCTTGTTAGGGGGAGTCCCTTTTTGACGTGTCATGTGATGAGTAGTGCCGCAGTTTCGATTTCTACAATTCATGCCATTCTTGAATTGTCTCCCAATAGTTCTTGTACTAAATACACCATTAAGCTGAATAACAATCAGACATGGCTCTTGTATTCGTCTTCGCCAATAAGTTTAAGCCATGACTTAAGTAGGATTACCTCTAGCATGTTTTCGGGTGTGATTAGGATCGCTTTGCTACCTGAGTCGAACCCAAGATTTGAAGCCATTCTTGATCGATTCAGTTCATGTTATCCTGTGAGCGGTGAAGCAGTTTTCACAAAGCCATTTTGTTTAGAATATAGATGGGAAAAGAGAGGTTGGGGGGATTTATTGATGCTTGCACATCCTCTCCATCTTCGCCTTCTATCGGGTGCCGATTGCCCTGTTACCATTTTAGAGGATTTCAAGTACACTAGTATTGATGGCGATCTTGTTGGTGTCGCTGGGGATTCTTGGGTATTGAGAAGTGATCCTGTGTCTGTAACTTGGCATTCTGTCAAGGGGATTGAGGAAGAATCATATCCTGAAATAATTGAAGCTCTGGTTAAAGATGTTGATGCTTTGAATTCGGGTACCATAGCAACTTCCTCATCTTACTTTTATGGGAAATTGATTGCTAGAGGTGCAAGATTGGCACTGATTGCTGAAGAAATATATTATCTTGATGCGATTCCGGCTATTAGGAAGTTCTTAAAGGAAACGATCGAACCTTGGTTGGATGGGACATTTGGTGCTAATGGTTTCTTGTATGATGCAAAATGGGGTGGATTAGTGACTAAACAAGGATCGATGGATTCGGGGGCTGATTTTGGATTTGGACTATATAATGATCATCACTATCACCTTGGGTATTTTGTGTATGGAATTGCTGTGCTTGCCAAAATTGATGCTGCCTGGGGGAGGAAGTATAGGCCCCAAGCTTATTCACTCATGGCTGATTTTATGAACTTAAGCAGGCGAGCAAACTCGAATTATACCCGTTTGAGATGTTTCGACATGTGGAAATTGCATTCTTGGGCTGGAGGTTTAACTGAATTTACAGATGGTCGTAACCAAGAAAGCACAAGCGAGGCGGTGAATGCATATTATTCGGCTGCTCTATTGGGATTAGCATATGGAGATAGCCACCTTATTTCAGTTGGATCCACTATATCAGCTTTCGAAATACAGGCAGCACAGACATGGTGGCATGTGAGAGAGGAGAGCAATTTGTATCCGAAAGAATTTGTGAAAGACAACAGGGTAGTTGGTGTTTTGTGGTCTAACAAAAGGGACAGTGGCCTTTGGTTTGCTCCAGCCGAATGGAAGGAGTGCCGGCTTAGCATTCAACTTCTACCTATACTGCCAATCAGTGAAGCTATATTCTCGGATATGCGTTTTGTAAAAGAGCTTGTGGCATGGACCTTTCCAGCGCTTGCAAGGGAAGGGGTCGGAGAAGGTTGGAAGGGATTCTTGTATGCACTTCAAGGAATCTATGACAAAAAAGGCGCGTTAGATAATATTCAAAGTTTAAATGGTTATGATGATGGGAACTCATTGACGAATCTTTTATGGTGGATTCATAGTAGGGAATATGAAGAAGATGGATTTGAAAAGGAATGGAAATTTTGTTGGTTCCGGCACTATTGTCATTGA
- the LOC142546672 gene encoding uncharacterized protein LOC142546672 has product MDFSCFGICNNDRIKTLPFPQDRMLRVVHSSSHEEASVTKVWFVPVLDHPLSSNRYYVLKAKGRHKGQAYTCSREGEETLCCFKNLGTDSKTRPFDYRNRYQQFEIHHNHRGGFFAQSLEWDGYPPDFLRKNGWEVYVSHSFKLNLQETRDHLHSFTSSNLPELNFPLYSKRSTSTVIGSWYTPFAFVREDEGNSNMISIGDQMRKSLIYEWSLKQWWEEIYSCENGSNQGRNNNLVSMDVRVKRSFCLVRGMEAEKDDDRRRDFEGFQWFRVGERSGLRRAGVGLSLGVYEKLRGLQARRGWFDNDGEKEIRVHGRKEIESGREWRRFGCYVFVESFELRRMDGGLLINFSFRYTNRVQCKCE; this is encoded by the exons ATGGATTTCTCCTGTTTCGGGATATGCAATAATGACAGAATCAAAACACTGCCATTTCCCCAAGACAGGATGTTGCGGGTGGTTCACTCGTCGTCACATGAGGAAGCGAGTGTCACAAAAGTTTGGTTTGTGCCTGTTCTGGATCACCCTCTTTCGtcgaatcgatactatgtgctTAAAGCCAAGGGAAGACACAAAGG ACAAGCTTACACATGCTCCAGGGAAGGAGAAGAGACACTGTGCTGCTTCAAAAATCTTGGAACGGattcaaaaacacgaccttttGATTACAGAAACAGGTACCAACAATTCGAGATTCATCACAATCACAGAGGTGGTTTCTTCGCACAGTCGCTAGAATGGGACGGCTATCCTCCAGATTTCCTCAGAAAAAATGGGTGGGAAGTTTACGTATCCCACTCATTCAAACTCAATCTTCAAGAAACTCGAGATCATCTCCATAGCTTCACCTCATCGAACCTCCCCGAACTCAACTTCCCACTATACTCGAAACGTTCGACATCAACCGTGATCGGAAGCTGGTACACTCCATTTGCTTTCGTGAGAGAAGATGAAGGGAACAGCAATATGATCAGTATCGGTGATCAGATGAGAAAGAGCTTGATCTATGAATGGAGCTTAAAGCAGTGGTGGGAGGAGATATATTCTTGCGAAAACGGGTCGAACCAGGGCCGAAACAACAACCTTGTGTCTATGGACGTGAGAGTGAAGAGGTCGTTCTGTTTGGTAAGAGGTATGGAAGCTGAGAAGGACGATGACCGTAGGCGAGATTTCGAGGGTTTTCAATGGTTTCGAGTGGGGGAGAGGAGTGGGTTAAGGAGAGCGGGTGTGGGGTTGAGTTTGGGTGTATATGAGAAGTTGAGGGGCTTACAAGCGAGGAGAGGGTGGTTTGATAATGATGGGGAAAAGGAAATCAGGGTTCATGGCAGGAAGGAGATCGAAAGTGGGAGAGAGTGGAGGAGGTTTGGTTGCTATGTTTTTGTGGAGAGCTTTGAGTTGAGGAGAATGGATGGGGGTTTGTtgattaatttttcttttaggtATACTAACAGGGTTCAATGCAAATGTGAGTAA
- the LOC142546676 gene encoding uncharacterized protein LOC142546676, with the protein MDNSHSLSYNAGQAKGQAQEKGNQMMDKASNAAQSAKESIQQAGQQAQAKAQGAVDAVKNATGMNK; encoded by the exons ATGGACAATTCCCACAGCCTTAGCTACAACGCCGGCCAGGCCAAGGGGCAAGCACAG GAGAAGGGCAACCAGATGATGGATAAGGCCTCAAATGCTGCGCAATCTGCCAAAGAATCCATACAACAA GCAGGGCAGCAGGCGCAGGCCAAGGCACAGGGTGCAGTCGATGCGGTGAAGAATGCAACTGGCATGAACAAATGA
- the LOC142546674 gene encoding basic leucine zipper 43-like, translated as MQQCEFSELEYLFPPNSTCFQPYLYMINDNNMVPAHLFHPFPNPLHQLNVNPQVRELNPQSTCLSSNNSTSDEAEEQQFSIINERKQRRMISNRESARRSRMRKQRHLDELWSQVVWLRNENHQLIDKLNHASDDHDRVVQENIQLKEETSELRQIITNMQLSSPYSSLIKELHGYPCNDLP; from the coding sequence ATGCAACAGTGCGAATTCTCCGAGCTCGAATATCTTTTTCCTCCAAACTCGACTTGtttccaaccctatctctacaTGATCAATGATAACAATATGGTACCAGCACACCTTTTTCACCCATTTCCCAACCCTTTACATCAACTCAACGTAAACCCACAAGTTCGAGAACTCAATCCTCAATCTACATGTTTAAGCAGCAATAATTCGACTTCTGATGAAGCAGAGGAGCAACAATTTAGCATCATAAATGAGAGGAAACAGAGAAGAATGATATCAAACCGAGAATCTGCACGTAGATCACGTATGCGAAAACAAAGGCACTTGGACGAGCTTTGGTCACAAGTCGTTTGGCTTCGTAATGAGAATCACCAACTCATTGATAAACTGAACCATGCGTCCGATGATCACGATCGAGTGGTTCAAGAAAACATTCAGCTGAAGGAAGAAACCTCAGAGCTTCGCCAAATAATTACTAATATGCAGCTTAGTAGTCCATATTCTAGCCTGATCAAAGAGCTTCACGGTTATCCTTGCAACGATTTACCTTAA